The sequence TAGTGTATCAAGTTTATCTGAGTAAGAATCAACTCAAATGGagaataaaagtaattttcttctttcagaatTGCATGataatgctttgtttttccagttttatgcTGGCAAAAGATGATTAATATCAACATTATTACTagaattaaagaaacaaagatttgGGTCTATCCACACTATCTGGAGTGATTTAATCATCTAAACTTCACTTTTATGTCCGGGAAGGAGCCCCACTCTGAAACCAGACCTTGTTGACATGTTTCAATCTGCAACATTGTCTGAACTTGTTGCTGGAGTAGAAAAGGCGTTCAAAGCATGCAGAGTTTGAGGCCCGAAGGCAAACCTCCATTTCATGTGCGTTGTTTCTCCTTCAGGATGCAACATTCCTCATAGCTTCATTTACTTTCCTGTACATAGACCGACAGCAGTGTGTAGGCTTTTCCTTATTCCCAGAGACCCATATCTGCATACTCTCTGAGgaggttttctttaaatatccCTTCAGAGCACaaatttttaaagtgacattgAGTCGCTGTCAAAAACTCAGTCTTGggacaaactgcagcttctgGGATTTACTCAGACGATCAACCGTCTCACAGCTTGCACCAGGAAACCATGGCATGCTCTGCTGAAAGGTGAAATGCCTTATTTCTGCTCCAGCTGGCTTTCAAGTTAGGTCACGTTAACATGTCTTGACGTGACTCTTACTTCGACATGTCAAGGCTTCACAAGTTTCCAGTTGGGCATTCAGGAATCCAAGCACTTCGAAGTTTTGTTTTAGATGCAGCCAGGTTTTGCTTAGCCCCTCTAACAGAAGCAGAACTATGAATGAGATGTTGCAAACTGGTTCTGGAGCTTTTAATCCAAAAGTGGAAAAGCAGCTGATGACTCACCTCCTCAGCCAATGAGGAGCAGCCACAGATTCAGGAGAGAGCAAAAACTCAGAGGGGATGTTGCTCAGTGGACCTGAGCTACTGCAGGAAAGGCTTCCAGCGCGGATCCCGTCGCACAGAGTAGgactgaaactttttaaaaggcGACTTTTTACACACAGCAGGGCTGAAACCAGAGCTCTGAACCATAACAAAGGCAAAGAAGAAACTTGTTCAACAGGATTTCTCTGTTCTTTGGAAGGTAAGGCTTGATCTACCAGCTGACCTCAACATTTTATGGAACAATTTGCTCTTCAGTTTTTCTACATCTctgatattttcttatttgtagACATGACTACATCAAACAGCACCTGTCCTGTTGATAACAAGGATTTGTAYAAGTTCTACGCAGCTGTGatgattgtgatttttatcttgGCTTTGCCTCTGAACGCATCGGTCCTCCACCTCTTCATATTCAAGCTCAAGTTCTGGAAATCCAACAGCAACAACATTTTCCTCTTCAACCTGGTGCTGGCTGACATTCTGCTGCTGATCTGTTTGCCAATCGAGGCTCATAGCTTCATTAATGGAAACAGGAGGAGCGAGGATAAGTTCATCTGCAAAGCGAtgctgtttatgttgtttttaaatcgTGGCGCCAGCATCGCATTCCTAACGGTGAYCTCTATCGATCGATATTATAACGTGGTGCATCCAAGCAGAAAAAACCTCCTAAAAGTTCTGAAGAAATCTCCCTACATCTCAATATTCATCTGGTTGTTGCTTCTGCCTCTCACCATTCCCACCATGAYGAGGAACTTTGACTGCTGCAACAGCCTCGACAACGATAACACGACTAACACGGAAAATAAGACTTCTTGGGAGGCGGTAAGGCTCTTTTCTTGTTTGCATCACCACTGAAATGGGTGAAAtgggaaaaacacagaaaatgtgattcatAAAAGATCTATGAAATCTTACATTGAAACTCTTTGGCAACCAGTTTACCTYCTTTGTAGGAAAAAGAGTCACAGCTTATGACAGTATTGCAATAAGTTCTGATGATACTTTTCAGTATCATCTCGGTTATACAATgcaataatttgaaaataagaaaatgagtCAATCATTTGGCTGAAAGTCTTGGGAAAGTTTGTCAAACTACtggctgatttttttaatgaacattctGTTGGGCTGTTGGTGTTTATGACAAtctcaatttgttttttgttttattatttttccagaaaactgagGACATAGCCAGAGAGACAGTTTTCTTCATCCAGATCGTCATTCCCTTCGTCATCCTGGTCTATTGCACCGTTCGCATCGTCAATCGACTGAAGAAGAAAACCGTTGGGGATAAGACGAAGCTAAGGAGAGCAGTTCTTCTCGTGACCACCGTCATGGTggttttctccttctgttttctgCCGTGCACCATCGCCAGGGTGGTGCTGCTGTTCTTTAGGGTCAAAGGCCATGAGRWTTACRAKGAATATCACGAGCTTAAYGCAGAAGCCGTATTTGACGGSCTYATGGTTCTCTCCTAYCTGGACTGTCTGCTGGATCCGGTGGTTTACTGCTTCTGTAGCACCAAGTTTAAAGCGCTTTATGTCTCCAATTACTTATCTTTTTGCGTGAAAGAAACCCCGGAGCAAATCAGCAGCTCAACAGGAAACACAACACAGTTGGAACGCAACAAAGTGACTNNNNNNNNNNNNNNNNNNNNNNNNNNNNNNNNNNNNNNNNNNNNNNNNNNNNNNNNNNNNNNNNNNNNNNNNNNNNNNNNNNNNNNNNNNNNNNNNNNNNNNNNNNNNNNNNNNNNNNNNNNNNNNNNNNNNNNNNNNNNNNNNNNNNNNNNNNNNNNNNNNNNNNNNNNNNNNNNNNNNNNNNNNNNNNNNNNNNNNNNNNNNNNNNNNNNNNNNNNNNNNNNNNNNNNNNNNNNNNNNNNNNNNNNNNNNNNNNNNNNNNNNNNNNNNNNNNNNNNNNNNNNNNNNNNNNNNNNNNNNNNNNNNNNNNNNNNNNNNNNNNNNNNNNNNNNNNNNNNNNNNNNNNNNNNNNNNNNNNNNNNNNNNNNNNNNNNNNNNNNNNNNNNNNNNNNNNNNNNNNNNNNNNNNNNNNNNNNNNNNNNNNNNNNNNNNNNNNNNNNNNNNNNNNNNNNNNNNNNNNNNNNNNNNNNNNNNNNNNNNNNNNNNNNNNNNNNNNNNNNNNNNNNNNNNNNNNNNNNNNNNNNNNNNNNNNNNNNNNNNNNNNNNNNNNNNNNNNNNNNNNNNNNNNNNNNNNNNNNNNNNNNNNNNNNNNNNNNNNNNNNNNNNNNNNNNNNNNNNNNNNNNNNNNNNNNNNNNNNNNNNNNNNNNNNNNNNNNNNNNNNNNNNNNNNNNNNNNNNNNNNNNNNNNNNNNNNNNNNNNNNNNNNNNNNNNNNNNNNNNNNNNNNNNNNNNNNNNNNNNNNNNNNNNNNNNNNNNNNNNNNNNNNNNNNNNNNNNNNNNNNNNNNNNNNNNNNNNNNNNNNNNNNNNNNNNNNNNNNNNNNNNNNNNNNNNNNNNNNNNNNNNNNNNNNNNNNNNNNNNNNNNNNNNNNNNNNNNNNNNNNNNNNNNNNNNNNNNNNNNNNNNNNNNNNNNNNNNNNNNNNNNNNNNNNNNNNNNNNNNNNNNNNNNNNNNNNNNNNNNNNNNNNNNNNNNNNNNNNNNNNNNNNNNNNNNNNNNNNNNNNNNNNNNNNNNNNNNNNNNNNNNNNNNNNNNNNNNNNNNNNNNNNNNNNNNNNNNNNNNNNNNNNNNNNNNNNNNNNNNNNNNNNNNNNNNNNNNNNNNNNNNNNNNNNNNNNNNNNNNNNNNNNNNNNNNNNNNNNNNNNNNNNNNNNNNNNNNNNNNNNNNNNNNNNNNNNNNNNNNNNNNNNNNNNNNNNNNNNNNNNNNNNNNNNNNNNNNNNNNNNNNNNNNNNNNNNNNNNNNNNNNNNNNNNNNNNNNNNNNNNNNNNNNNNNNNNNNNNNNNNNNNNNNNNNNNNNNNNNNNNNNNNNNNNNNNNNNNNNNNNNNNNNNNNNNNNNNNNNNNNNNNNNNNNNNNNNNNNNNNNNNNNNNNNNNNNNNNNNNNNNNNNNNNNNNNNNNNNNNNNNNNNNNNNNNNNNNNNNNNNNNNNNNNNNNNNNNNNNNNNNNNNNNNNNNNNNNNNNNNNNNNNNNNNNNNNNNNNNNNNNNNNNNNNNNNNNNNNNNNNNNNNNNNNNNNNNNNNNNNNNNNNNNNNNNNNNNNNNNNNNNNNNNNNNNNNNNNNNNNNNNNNNNNNNNNNNNNNNNNNNNNNNNNNNNNNNNNNNNNNNNNNNNNNNNNNNNNNNNNNNNNNNNNNNNNNNNNNNNNNNNNNNNNNNNNNNNNNNNNNNNNNNNNNNNNNNNNNNNNNNNNNNNNNNNNNNNNNNNNNNNNNNNNNNNNNNNNNNNNNNNNNNNNNNNNNNNNNNNNNNNNNNNNNNNNNNNNNNNNNNNNNNNNNNNNNNNNNNNNNNNNNNNNNNNNNNNNNNNNNNNNNNNNNNNNNNNNNNNNNNNNNNNNNNNNNNNNNNNNNNNNNNNNNNNNNNNNNNNNNNNNNNNNNNNNNNNNNNNNNNNNNNNNNNNNNNNNNNNNNNNNNNNNNNNNNNNNNNNNNNNNNNNNNNNNNNNNNNNNNNNNNNNNNNNNNNNNNNNNNNNNNNNNNNNNNNNNNNNNNNNNNNNNNNNNNNNNNNNNNNNNNNNNNNNNNNNNNNNNNNNNNNNNNNNNNNNNNNNNNNNNNNNNNNNNNNNNNNNNNNNNNNNNNNNNNNNNNNNNNNNNNNNNNNNNNNNNNNNNNNNNNNNNNNNNNNNNNNNNNNNNNNNNNNNNNNNNNNNNNNNNNNNNNNNNNNNNNNNNNNNNNNNNNNNNNNNNNNNNNNNNNNNNNNNNNNNNNNNNNNNNNNNNNNNNNNNNNNNNNNNNNNNNNNNNNNNNNNNNNNNNNNNNNNNNNNNNNNNNNNNNNNNNNNNNNNNNNNNNNNNNNNNNNNNNNNNNNNNNNNNNNNNNNNNNNNNNNNNNNNNNNNNNNNNNNNNNNNNNNNNNNNNNNNNNNNNNNNNNNNNNNNNNNNNNNNNNNNNNNNNNNNNNNNNNNNNNNNNNNNNNNNNNNNNNNNNNNNNNNNNNNNNNNNNNNNNNNNNNNNNNNNNNNNNNNNNNNNNNNNNNNNNNNNNNNNNNNNNNNNNNNNNNNNNNNNNNNNNNNNNNNNNNNNNNNNNNNNNNNNNNNNNNNNNNNNNNNNNNNNNNNNNNNNNNNNNNNNNNNNNNNNNNNNNNNNNNNNNNNNNNNNNNNNNNNNNNNNNNNNNNNNNNNNNNNNNNNNNNNNNNNNNNNNNNNNNNNNNNNNNNNNNNNNNNNNNNNNNNNNNNNNNNNNNNNNNNNNNNNNNNNNNNNNNNNNNNNNNNNNNNNNNNNNNNNNNNNNNNNNNNNNNNNNNNNNNNNNNNNNNNNNNNNNNNNNNNNNNNNNNNNNNNNNNNNNNNNNNNNNNNNNNNNNNNNNNNNNNNNNNNNNNNNNNNNNNNNNNNNNNNNNNNNNNNNNNNNNNNNNNNNNNNNNNNNNNNNNNNNNNNNNNNNNNNNNNNNNNNNNNNNNNNNNNNNNNNNNNNNNNNNNNNNNNNNNNNNNNNNNNNNNNNNNNNNNNNNNNNNNNNNNNNNNNNNNNNNNNNNNNNNNNNNNNNNNNNNNNNNNNNNNNNNNNNNNNNNNNNNNNNNNNNNNNNNNNNNNNNNNNNNNNNNNNNNNNNNNNNNNNNNNNNNNNNNNNNNNNNNNNNNNNNNNNNNNNNNNNNNNNNNNNNNNNNNNNNNNNNNNNNNNNNNNNNNNNNNNNNNNNNNNNNNNNNNNNNNNNNNNNNNNNNNNNNNNNNNNNNNNNNNNNNNNNNNNNNNNNNNNNNNNNNNNNNNNNNNNNNNNNNNNNNNNNNNNNNNNNNNNNNNNNNNNNNNNNNNNNNNNNNNNNNNNNNNNNNNNNNNNNNNNNNNNNNNNNNNNNNNNNNNNNNNNNNNNNNNNNNNNNNNNNNNNNNNNNNNNNNNNNNNNNNNNNNNNNNNNNNNNNNNNNNNNNNNNNNNNNNNNNNNNNNNNNNNNNNNNNNNNNNNNNNNNNNNNNNNNNNNNNNNNNNNNNNNNNNNNNNNNNNNNNNNNNNNNNNNNNNNNNNNNNNNNNNNNNNNNNNNNNNNNNNNNNNNNNNNNNNNNNNNNNNNNNNNNNNNNNNNNNNNNNNNNNNNNNNNNNNNNNNNNNNNNNNNNNNNNNNNNNNNNNNNNNNNNNNNNNNNNNNNNNNNNNNNNNNNNNNNNNNNNNNNNNNNNNNNNNNNNNNNNNNNNNNNNNNNNNNNNNNNNNNNNNNNNNNNNNNNNNNNNNNNNNNNNNNNNNNNNNNNNNNNNNNNNNNNNNNNNNNNNNNNNNNNNNNNNNNNNNNNNNNNNNNNNNNNNNNNNNNNNNNNNNNNNNNNNNNNNNNNNNNNNNNNNNNNNNNNNNNNNNNNNNNNNNNNNNNNNNNNNNNNNNNNNNNNNNNNNNNNNNNNNNNNNNNNNNNNNNNNNNNNNNNNNNNNNNNNNNNNNNNNNNNNNNNNNNNNNNNNNNNNNNNNNNNNNNNNNNNNNNNNNNNNNNNNNNNNNNNNNNNNNNNNNNNNNNNNNNNNNNNNNNNNNNNNNNNNNNNNNNNNNNNNNNNNNNNNNNNNNNNNNNNNNNNNNNNNNNNNNNNNNNNNNNNNNNNNNNNNNNNNNNNNNNNNNNNNNNNNNNNNNNNNNNNNNNNNNNNNNNNNNNNNNNNNNNNNNNNNNNNNNNNNNNNNNNNNNNNNNNNNNNNNNNNNNNNNNNNNNNNNNNNNNNNNNNNNNNNNNNNNNNNNNNNNNNNNNNNNNNNNNNNNNNNNNNNNNNNNNNNNNNNNNNNNNNNNNNNNNNNNNNNNNNNNNNNNNNNNNNNNNNNNNNNNNNNNNNNNNNNNNNNNNNNNNNNNNNNNNNNNNNNNNNNNNNNNNNNNNNNNNNNNNNNNNNNNNNNNNNNNNNNNNNNNNNNNNNNNNNNNNNNNNNNNNNNNNNNNNNNNNNNNNNNNNNNNNNNNNNNNNNNNNNNNNNNNNNNNNNNNNNNNNNNNNNNNNNNNNNNNNNNNNNNNNNNNNNNNNNNNNNNNNNNNNNNNNNNNNNNNNNNNNNNNNNNNNNNNNNNNNNNNNNNNNNNNNNNNNNNNNNNNNNNNNNNNNNNNNNNNNNNNNNNNNNNNNNNNNNNNNNNNNNNNNNNNNNNNNNNNNNNNNNNNNNNNNNNNNNNNNNNNNNNNNNNNNNNNNNNNNNNNNNNNNNNNNNNNNNNNNNNNNNNNNNNNNNNNNNNNNNNNNNNNNNNNNNNNNNNNNNNNNNNNNNNNNNNNNNNNNNNNNNNNNNNNNNNNNNNNNNNNNNNNNNNNNNNNNNNNNNNNNNNNNNNNNNNNNNNNNNNNNNNNNNNNNNNNNNNNNNNNNNNNNNNNNNNNNNNNNNNNNNNNNNNNNNNNNNNNNNNNNNNNNNNNNNNNNNNNNNNNNNNNNNNNNNNNNNNNNNNNNNNNNNNNNNNNNNNNNNNNNNNNNNNNNNNNNNNNNNNNNNNNNNNNNNNNNNNNNNNNNNNNNNNNNNNNNNNNNNNNNNNNNNNNNNNNNNNNNNNNNNNNNNNNNNNNNNNNNNNNNNNNNNNNNNNNNNNNNNNNNNNNNNNNNNNNNNNNNNNNNNNNNNNNNNNNNNNNNNNNNNNNNNNNNNNNNNNNNNNNNNNNNNNNNNNNNNNNNNNNNNNNNNNNNNNNNNNNNNNNNNNNNNNNNNNNNNNNNNNNNNNNNNNNNNNNNNNNNNNNNNNNNNNNNNNNNNNNNNNNNNNNNNNNNNNNNNNNNNNNNNNNNNNNNNNNNNNNNNNNNNNNNNNNNNNNNNNNNNNNNNNNNNNNNNNNNNNNNNNNNNNNNNNNNNNNNNNNNNNNNNNNNNNNNNNNNNNNNNNNNNNNNNNNNNNNNNNNNNNNNNNNNNNNNNNNNNNNNNNNNNNNNNNNNNNNNNNNNNNNNNNNNNNNNNNNNNNNNNNNNNNNNNNNNNNNNNNNNNNNNNNNNNNNNNNNNNNNNNNNNNNNNNNNNNNNNNNNNNNNNNNNNNNNNNNNNNNNNNNNNNNNNNNNNNNNNNNNNNNNNNNNNNNNNNNNNNNNNNNNNNNNNNNNNNNNNNNNNNNNNNNNNNNNNNNNNNNNNNNNNNNNNNNNNNNNNNNNNNNNNNNNNNNNNNNNNNNNNNNNNNNNNNNNNNNNNNNNNNNNNNNNNNNNNNNNNNNNNNNNNNNNNNNNNNNNNNNNNNNNNNNNNNNNNNNNNNNNNNNNNNNNNNNNNNNNNNNNNNNNNNNNNNNNNNNNNNNNNNNNNNNNNNNNNNNNNNNNNNNNNNNNNNNNNNNNNNNNNNNNNNNNNNNNNNNNNNNNNNNNNNNNNNNNNNNNNNNNNNNNNNNNNNNNNNNNNNNNNNNNNNNNNNNNNNNNNNNNNNNNNNNNNNNNNNNNNNNNNNNNNNNNNNNNNNNNNNNNNNNNNNNNNNNNNNNNNNNNNNNNNNNNNNNNNNNNNNNNNNNNNNNNNNNNNNNNNNNNNNNNNNNNNNNNNNNNNNNNNNNNNNNNNNNNNNNNNNNNGCTTAAAAACAATATGCTGGTGCTCGTTTACTCCCACCTCTGTGTGATCAGTGTCCACTGGATGATAAATCCTTCCTCTGTCTCAGTGGGTGTGGTGGAAACAGAATCATTTCTCTGAGTAAACATAACTARACACGTTC is a genomic window of Poecilia reticulata strain Guanapo linkage group LG21, Guppy_female_1.0+MT, whole genome shotgun sequence containing:
- the gpr31 gene encoding 12-(S)-hydroxy-5,8,10,14-eicosatetraenoic acid receptor, whose translation is MLLSGPELLQERLPARIPSHRVGLKLFKRRLFTHSRAETRALNHNKGKEETCSTGFLCSLEDMTTSNSTCPVDNKDLYKFYAAVMIVIFILALPLNASVLHLFIFKLKFWKSNSNNIFLFNLVLADILLLICLPIEAHSFINGNRRSEDKFICKAMLFMLFLNRGASIAFLTVXSIDRYYNVVHPSRKNLLKVLKKSPYISIFIWLLLLPLTIPTMXRNFDCCNSLDNDNTTNTENKTSWEAKTEDIARETVFFIQIVIPFVILVYCTVRIVNRLKKKTVGDKTKLRRAVLLVTTVMVVFSFCFLPCTIARVVLLFFRVKGHEXYXEYHELNAEAVFDGLMVLSYLDCLLDPVVYCFCSTKFKALYVSNYLSFCVKETPEQISSSTGNTTQLERNKAQILHIAPSG